The Populus alba chromosome 6, ASM523922v2, whole genome shotgun sequence genome contains a region encoding:
- the LOC118033607 gene encoding uncharacterized protein, with product MALRKFYSEIKGLKVKEFPNHVKPMLSLDYVKKSVQRGMDNYHAKYIETSSVDPVYHVCFGGMVLSYFLALPEERRHLEHQQHSKEHGGH from the coding sequence ATGGCACTAAGGAAGTTCTACAGCGAAATTAAGGGCTTGAAAGTGAAGGAATTTCCCAACCATGTGAAGCCCATGCTGTCACTTGATTACGTGAAGAAATCAGTGCAAAGAGGGATGGATAATTACCATGCTAAGTATATTGAAACAAGCTCAGTTGATCCAGTTTATCATGTTTGCTTTGGTGGCATGGTTTTATCTTACTTTCTTGCTCTTCCTGAGGAACGCCGTCATCTTGAACACCAGCAACATTCTAAGGAGCATGGTGGGCATTAG
- the LOC118033609 gene encoding putative clathrin assembly protein At5g57200 — MATFTSFRKAYGALKDTTKVGLAKVNSEYKELDIAIVKATNHVECPPKERHVRKIFSATSVIRPRADVAYCIHALCKRLAKTQDWIVAIKTLIVIHRTLREGDPTFREELLNYSHRGNILQMSNFKDDSSSLAWDCSAWVRTYALFLEERLECFKVLKYDIEAERLNKASPVAIKVHSKTRLLNGEDLLEQLPALQQLLFRLLGCQPEGGAYNNYLIQYALALVLKESFKIYCAINDGIINLVDLFFEMTKHDAVKALNIYRRAGQQAENLAEFYEHCKGLELARNFQFPTLRQPPPTFLATMEEYVKEAPQSGSVPKRLEYTENEPEEPEESSEPLEVEKVDDEKILIDVEEETKAEEEVVEPPLVSNDAIGDLLGLNEINPKAAELEESNAMALAIVPPGVDPLSSSNALSELGKPNATGWELALVTTPSNPTSQPMQSQMGGGFDRLLLDSLYEDDTARKQIQMQNAGYGYGATAVHNPFEQQDPFATSNSIAPPTNVQMTMMAQQQQQYQQQQMMMQQHQQQNQSIVVPCQHQPQYPQQQMQQVGQMGTANPFADPFSSFPQSSEPQQGNHMLI; from the exons ATGGCAACGTTCACAAGTTTTAGAAAAGCTTATGGGGCTCTCAAGGATACAACAAAAGTTGGCCTTGCAAAGGTCAATAGTGAATACAAG GAATTGGATATTGCCATTGTAAAGGCTACCAATCATGTTGAATGCCCTCCTAAGGAACGTCATGTTAGAA AAATATTTTCTGCAACATCAGTAATAAGACCTCGAGCAGATGTGGCATACTGCATTCATGCACTTTGTAAGAGATTAGCCAAGACGCAGGATTGGATT GTTGCGATAAAAACGTTGATAGTCATTCATAGGACATTGAGAGAGGGAGACCCTACATTTCGAGAGGAGCTCTTGAACTACTCACATAGAGGAAATATTCTCCAAATGTCCAATTTCAAAGATGACTCTAGTTCGCTGG CCTGGGATTGCTCTGCATGGGTTCGTACTTATGCTCTTTTTCTAGAGGAAAGATTGGAGTGTTTTAAGGTTTTGAAATATGACATTGAAGCTGAGCGCTTGAATAAAGCATCACCTGTGGCAATCAAG GTGCATAGTAAAACACGGCTCTTGAATGGAGAGGATCTGTTGGAGCAGCTACCTGCATTGCAGCAGCTTCTTTTTCGTCTACTTGGTTGCCAG CCTGAAGGTGGAGCTTATAACAATTATCTAATACAGTATGCCTTGGCTCTG GTCTTGAAGGAGAGCTTTAAAATCTACTGTGCAATCAATGATGGAATTATCAATCTTGTTGACCTG TTTTTTGAAATGACAAAACACGATGCTGTCAAAGCTCTTAATATATACAGAAGAGCTGGCCAACAG GCTGAAAATCTTGCTGAATTTTATGAACATTGCAAAGGCTTGGAGCTTGCAAGGAACTTTCAGTTTCCAACACTGAGACAG CCCCCTCCAACTTTTCTTGCAACAATGGAAGAGTACGTTAAAGAAGCACCTCAGTCAGGTTCTGTCCCCAAGAGACTG GAGTATACGGAGAATGAGCCCGAGGAACCTGAGGAATCTTCAGAACCATTAGAAGTTGAAAAggttgatgatgaaaaaatactGATAGATGTGGAGGAAGAAACTAAAGCtgaggaagaggtggtagaacCTCCATTAGTATCAAACGATGCTATTGGGGATTTGCTA GGTCTGAATGAAATAAATCCAAAAGCTGCAGAGCTTGAGGAAAGCAATGCAATGGCTCTTGCAATTGTTCCACCTG GTGTTGATCCTCTGTCTTCATCAAATGCTTTAAGTGAACTTGGTAAGCCAAATGCAACAGGTTGGGAGCTAGCACTTGTTACCACTCCAAGCAACCCGACTAGCCAACCAATGCAAAGCCAAATG GGTGGTGGTTTTGACCGGCTATTGCTTGATAGCCTATATGAAGATGATACTGCAAGGAAGCAAATACAAATGCAAAATGCAGGGTACGGATATGGTGCCACAGCTGTGCACAATCCATTTGAACAACAGGACCCATTTGCAACATCCAACAGCATAGCACCCCCAACGAATGTGCAGATGACGATGATGGCTCAACAACAGCAACAGTACCAACAGCAGCAAATGATGATGCAACAACACCAACAACAAAACCAGTCGATTGTAGTTCCTTGTCAACACCAACCACAATATCCTCAACAGCAAATGCAGCAGGTGGGACAGATGGGTACTGCCAACCCATTTGCAGATCCATTTTCGAGTTTCCCACAAAGTTCTGAACCACAGCAAGGAAACCACATGCTAATTTAG
- the LOC118033610 gene encoding uncharacterized protein translates to MAEQTETASSSENQSSNPQNSPEEKLKQPSVPPAFSGFPAYADGGFQMYPIMYPALVPGLNPMQNQEQANHGPGIYAVAVPQFMGPIAGLPSKTLIPLTLNIPTRPSHEAGATGDQAQGGQQQQPQQQQQQHPAHPRQIVVRRFQIAFQLDLFLILKLVAVIFLFNQDGSRQRLLVLVFFASLVYLYQTGALTPLVRWLSQSMQRAAVPPHPPRPAARVENAGAARQNEYIALAEGQAGVENENRPPEDGNQAAENENVAEPGGDNGGHRWWGIVKEIQMIVFGFITSLLPGFHNID, encoded by the exons ATGGCAGAACAAACAGAAACGGCGTCGTCAAGCGAGAATCAATCTTCTAACCCACAAAATTCTCCAGAAGAGAAGCTCAAGCAACCATCG GTGCCACCGGCATTCTCTGGTTTTCCAGCTTATGCGGATGGTGGTTTTCAGATGTATCCTATCATGTATCCTGCACTAGTTCCAGGGTTAAATCCTATGCAAAATCAAGAACAAGCGAATCATGGGCCGGGAATTTATGCTGTAGCTGTTCCACAATTTATGGGACCAATTGCTGGACTTCCTTCAAAAACACTAATTCCTCTCACGCTCAATATACCTAC TAGGCCAAGTCATGAGGCTGGGGCAACTGGTGATCAAGCACAAGGtggacaacaacaacaaccacagcagcagcagcagcaacatccTGCTCACCCAAGACAAATTGTTGTTAGGAGATTTCAAATTGCATTTCAGTTGGATTTGTTTCTCATACTTAAGCTGGTAGCCGTAATCTTTTTGTTCAACCAAGATGGGTCAAGACAAAGGCTGCTTGTCCTTGTGTTTTTTGCTTCACTTGTCTACTT GTACCAAACTGGAGCTCTGACACCATTAGTACGTTGGCTCTCACAAAGCATGCAAAGGGCAGCTGTGCCTCCCCATCCACCTAGGCCTGCTGCCAGGGTGGAAAATGCTGGTGCTGCAAGGCAGAATGAATATATTGCTTTGGCAG AGGGACAAGCTGGGGTCGAGAATGAGAATAGGCCTCCAGAGGATGGTAACCAGGCAGCTGAGAATGAGAATGTTGCTGAACCTGGTGGAGACAATGGTGGCCACCGCTGGTGGGGAATTGTGAAGGAGATTCAAATGATTGTCTTCGGCTTTATTACCTCTCTTCTCCCAGGCTTTCATAACATAGATTAG
- the LOC118033611 gene encoding uncharacterized protein, with translation MGSASIEQEMPAGEGNRSRFENLRGVQWRIDLGILPCPSSSSVDDLRRVTANSRRRYAGLRRRLLVDPHMSKEGSSSPDPVIDNPLSQNPDSTWGRFFRNAELEKTLDQDLSRLYPEHGSYFQTPGCQGMLRRILLLWCLRHPEYGYRQGMHELLAPFLYVLHIDVECLSEVRKQYEDHFTDKFDGLAFQENDLTCNFDFKIFLDSMEDEIGSHGNTIKVKSLNELDPEIQMTVLLTDAYGAEGELGIVMSEKFMEHDAYCMFDALMSGSHGSVAIVDFYSHSPACGSHSGLPPVIEASAALYHLLSVVDSSLHEHLVELGVEPQYFALRWLRVLFGREFSLENLLLIWDSIFAADNNIILDKVAEDDADFGFRIFRSPRGALIPAMAVSMILHLRSPLLSTEHATTCLQRLLNFPENIDLRKLINKAKSLQTLALDTNMSSVSPPFDGIYNHSRSMVVRGHTHTLSSDSVSPKTPLNAVPDSYWEEKWRVMHKAEELKHDSLGKLNPTQKKWWTEKVRLPLSRTESAPTPVSVASGKKDQKSSVRRSLLEDLTRELGHDEDPGKPDCHEVSGEKDHRTAEVEEGGPDNVNNDLACSTVEGCLSGIAGSEENSSVFSDPSGSLSGVNDHENESEKSSVASNMSVDENDDQPEALQEDSTLPVSHPPEDASLNIGTNNEPTGKQVAGPKERKLLSGKFQWIWKFGRNTAGEETSEKGSDALETTKPSNDARNQINSIGSSSVNGSCNSYASSEGESVDQNVMGTLRNLGQSMLEHIQVIESVFQQDRGQVGSLENFSKNVIVGKGQVTALTALKELRKISNLLTEM, from the exons atggggtCAGCTTCAATTGAGCAGGAAATGCCAGCCGGAGAGGGGAATCGGAGTCGTTTTGAGAATTTAAGAGGGGTTCAATGGAGGATAGATCTTGGGATTTTGCCTTGTCCTTCTTCTTCTAGTGTTGATGATCTTCGTAGAGTTACTGCTAATTCTAGAAGAAG GTATGCCGGTTTGAGAAGGAGGCTCTTAGTTGATCCACATATGTCAAAGgaaggaagtagttcacctgatcCTGTAATAGACAATCCACTGTCACAAAATCCAG ATAGCACCTGGGGTCGCTTCTTTCGGAATGCTGAACTGGAAAAAACACTTGACCAGGATCTATCACGATTGTATCCAGAACATGGTAGCTATTTCCAGACTCCTGGCTGCCAAGGAATGTTAAGGCGAATCTTGTTGTTGTGGTGCCTTAGACATCCAGAGTATGGTTATAGACAAG GAATGCACGAACTTCTGGCTCCTTTTCTATATGTTCTTCACATTGATGTGGAGTGTCTCTCTGAAGTGCGCAAGCAGTATGAAGACCATTTTACAGACAAATTTGATGGTTTAGCGTTTCAGGAAAATGATCTTACatgcaattttgattttaaaatttttttagattccaTGGAGGATGAAATTGGCTCCCATGGTAATACCATCAAAGTCAAGTCTCTCAACGAGCTTGATCCTGAGATACAAATGACTGTGTTACTAACTGATGCTTACGGAGCTGAAGGTGAATTGGGTATTGTCATGTCAGAGAAATTCATGGAGCATGATGCTTACTGTATGTTTGATGCATTGATGAGTGGGTCTCATGGTTCAGTTGCCATTGTGGACTTCTACTCTCACTCCCCTGCATGTGGGTCCCATTCTGGCTTACCCCCTGTCATTGAAGCTTCTGCTGCATTGTACCATTTGCTTTCTGTTGTTGATTCATCTTTACACGAGCACCTTGTTGAGCTGGGCGTTGAACCTCAGTATTTCGCACTTCGCTGGTTACGGGTTTTATTTGGTCGAgaattttcacttgaaaacCTCTTGTTAATATGGGATTCAATATTTGCGGCAGATAATAATATCATCTTAGACAAAGTTGCTGAAGATGATGCAGACTTTGGCTTTCGTATCTTTAGATCACCTCGGGGAGCATTGATCCCAGCTATGGCTGTTTCTATGATTCTTCATCTGCGATCTCCCCTCCTTTCCACTGAGCATGCAACTACTTGTCTCCAGAGACTGTTGAATTTTCCTGAGAATATAGATCTGAGAAAACTGATAAATAAGGCGAAGTCTTTACAGACACTTGCACTGGATACTAATATGTCCTCTGTGTCTCCTCCATTTGATGGGATTTATAACCACAGTAGATCAATGGTTGTGAGAGGTCATACTCATACACTTTCATCTGATTCTGTTTCCCCAAAAACTCCTCTAAATGCAGTGCCTGACAGCTATTGGGAGGAGAAATGGAGAGTAATGCACAAGGCAGAAGAACTCAAGCATGATAGTTTAGGGAAACTAAATCCaacccagaaaaaatggtggACAGAAAAAGTAAGATTGCCCCTATCTAGGACAGAATCTGCTCCAACTCCTGTAAGCGTGGCGAGTGGGAAGAAGGATCAGAAGTCATCTGTTAGGCGTAGTTTGTTAGAAGATTTAACGCGTGAACTTGGGCATGATGAAGATCCTGGAAAACCAGATTGCCATGAAGTTTCGGGTGAGAAGGACCATCGTACTGCAGAAGTTGAGGAAGGGGGACCGGACAATGTTAACAATGACTTAGCGTGCTCAACTGTGGAGGGATGTCTTAGTGGAATTGCTGGCAGTGAGGAAAATTCATCCGTGTTCTCAGACCCGTCTGGTTCTCTTAGTGGTGTTAATGACCATGAAAATGAGTCGGAAAAAAGTAGTGTTGCCTCAAATATGTCTGTTGATGAAAATGATGATCAGCCTGAGGCTCTCCAGGAAGATTCAACACTACCTGTTTCCCACCCCCCTGAAGATGCGTCTTTAAATATTGGGACCAACAATGAGCCTACTGGAAAACAGGTTGCAGGTCCTAAGGAGAGGAAGCTTCTTTCAGGTAAATTTCAATGGATTTGGAAGTTCGGACGGAATACTGCTGGTGAGGAGACATCTGAAAAGGGAAGCGACGCACTTGAGACTACAAAACCTAGCAATGATGCCAGGAATCAGATTAATTCAATAGGATCTTCATCTGTCAATGGGTCTTGCAATTCTTATGCCAGTAGCGAAGGAGAAAGTGTGGACCAGAATGTGATGGGTACATTGAGGAACCTTGGGCAGTCCATGCTTGAACATATTCAG GTGATTGAGTCAGTTTTCCAGCAAGATAGGGGTCAGGTAGGTTCATTggagaatttctcaaaaaatGTTATAGTTGGCAAAGGACAAGTTACAGCCTTGACAGCACTTAAAGAGCTTCGGAAAATCAGCAATCTCTTAACTGAGATGTGA